The Myxococcales bacterium genome includes a region encoding these proteins:
- a CDS encoding thermonuclease family protein has translation MKRASVLALLAFIFLSTVCLAEDSSSTLTATVTRAVDGDTLAIQIDGHKDKVRLIGVDTPETVDPRKPVQYFGKEASAFTHKMADGKTVRLELDQASAATNHRDKYGRLLAYVFLPDGTLLNAELIRQGYGHAYTRYPFAKMEEFRALEREAREAGRGLWGGGESATPTPTPDSAPPSAPGDSKCKIKGNINASGERIFHVPGQHNYDKTQINEAAGEKWFCTEEEAIQAGWRRAKK, from the coding sequence ATGAAACGGGCCTCAGTGCTTGCACTTCTGGCTTTTATTTTTCTCTCTACGGTGTGCTTGGCCGAAGATTCGAGCAGCACTCTTACCGCAACGGTTACTCGCGCAGTCGATGGCGATACGCTGGCGATTCAGATCGATGGACATAAAGACAAGGTTCGACTTATAGGGGTGGACACCCCGGAGACTGTTGATCCTAGAAAACCTGTTCAGTACTTCGGCAAAGAAGCGAGCGCCTTCACCCACAAAATGGCGGATGGCAAGACTGTGCGCCTCGAACTCGACCAAGCGAGCGCCGCGACGAACCATCGTGACAAATACGGGCGTTTACTTGCCTATGTGTTCTTGCCGGACGGCACTCTCCTTAACGCTGAACTTATCCGCCAGGGTTACGGCCACGCCTACACGCGGTACCCGTTTGCCAAGATGGAAGAATTCCGGGCGCTGGAGCGCGAGGCGCGGGAAGCGGGACGGGGACTTTGGGGTGGTGGGGAATCTGCGACGCCAACACCCACCCCCGATAGCGCACCGCCCTCAGCTCCCGGAGATAGCAAGTGCAAGATCAAAGGTAACATCAATGCCAGCGGCGAACGGATCTTTCATGTGCCCGGGCAGCACAACTACGATAAGACGCAGATCAACGAAGCGGCGGGCGAAAAGTGGTTTTGCACCGAGGAGGAGGCAATACAAGCAGGGTGGAGAAGAGCAAAGAAGTAG
- a CDS encoding sigma 54-interacting transcriptional regulator — translation MRKPRHIESLEYGPGKELRTTDPNLTEIFREVRSIYALADFPVVVQGETGTGKEGIARALHWHSQRRSKPFVAVNCGAIPEGIVDSEFFGHERGAFSGAITTRKGHFEVANGGTLFLDEISELPLTLQARLLRVLQESEIVRVGSSRVIKVDVRIVAATNKDLKTLVGKGKFRADLYYRISTATVHLQPLRERPADIMMLARTTRDECLAKIKRSPVLHFQPILARVLRSYPWPGNVRELKSTIEVAIARAVGGHRKTISIADLNDNCLHQENQQPENFQSSLERQISQYLVSEPDASIISIASFLHADYYKVRRIICKIKQIPK, via the coding sequence ATGCGAAAGCCCAGGCACATCGAGTCCCTGGAATACGGGCCAGGGAAGGAACTGAGAACGACAGACCCCAACCTCACCGAGATTTTCCGGGAGGTCAGATCGATCTATGCACTGGCCGATTTCCCAGTGGTGGTTCAGGGTGAAACCGGTACCGGGAAAGAAGGAATCGCCAGGGCGCTTCATTGGCACAGCCAACGACGCAGCAAGCCGTTCGTAGCGGTGAACTGTGGCGCAATTCCCGAAGGCATCGTGGACAGCGAATTTTTCGGCCACGAACGCGGGGCATTCAGTGGTGCGATCACGACCAGGAAAGGGCACTTCGAGGTCGCCAACGGCGGCACACTTTTTTTGGATGAGATCAGTGAGTTGCCACTGACTCTTCAAGCCCGCCTCTTGCGTGTTCTGCAAGAAAGCGAAATCGTGAGAGTAGGTAGTAGCCGCGTGATCAAAGTAGACGTTCGGATCGTAGCGGCAACGAACAAGGATTTGAAGACTCTCGTCGGCAAGGGGAAATTTCGCGCTGACCTCTACTATCGAATATCGACAGCTACTGTTCACCTCCAACCACTTCGGGAGCGACCCGCCGACATCATGATGCTCGCGAGAACTACTCGCGATGAGTGCCTGGCAAAAATAAAACGGTCGCCTGTTTTGCACTTTCAGCCGATCCTTGCTCGTGTTCTGCGCTCATATCCCTGGCCGGGAAATGTACGCGAGCTTAAAAGCACGATTGAGGTCGCAATTGCTCGTGCTGTCGGGGGACATCGAAAGACCATTTCAATCGCCGATCTTAATGACAATTGTCTACACCAAGAAAACCAGCAACCAGAAAACTTTCAATCTTCTCTTGAACGGCAAATTTCTCAATATTTGGTGTCCGAGCCAGACGCATCAATAATTTCAATCGCCTCCTTTCTGCACGCTGACTACTACAAAGTGCGACGCATCATTTGTAAAATAAAACAGATTCCTAAGTAG